A region from the Mycoplasmopsis bovigenitalium genome encodes:
- a CDS encoding LLM class flavin-dependent oxidoreductase: MKIELGISTFGETTILEKSKETFTHQQRIQQMIEEIKLADKVGLDIYAVGEHHREDFAVSSPEMILAAGAAVSKNIKLSSAVTVLSSNDPVRVYQNFAHVDAISNGRAEIMVGRGSFTESFPLFGYDLNDYDELFKGKLEMLIKIKENKILNWKGKFTQSINNKGIYPRALDMPIWVATGGNIESTIEIAKKGLPITYAIIGGNPLAFKRIIEFYRAVGQQFGHKIDDLKVGAHFWGYVNENKQKAQDDYFFPTKQLVDNVAKTRKSWKELDRDAYNNMISDQGAMIVGDVELVAEKIIKIIEELQLNRFLLHLPTGSMPHDDIMNAIKIYGEQVAPIVRNYFLNKK, from the coding sequence GTGAAAATAGAATTAGGAATTTCAACATTCGGAGAAACAACCATTTTAGAAAAATCAAAAGAAACATTTACTCATCAGCAAAGAATTCAACAAATGATCGAAGAGATCAAACTTGCTGACAAAGTTGGTTTAGATATTTATGCCGTTGGTGAGCACCATAGAGAGGATTTTGCAGTTTCGAGTCCTGAAATGATACTTGCAGCAGGGGCTGCGGTGAGCAAAAATATCAAACTTTCAAGCGCAGTGACTGTTCTTTCGTCAAATGACCCTGTTAGGGTGTATCAAAATTTTGCTCACGTAGATGCTATTTCAAATGGTAGAGCAGAAATAATGGTTGGAAGAGGTTCTTTTACAGAATCATTCCCGCTTTTTGGTTATGATTTGAATGATTATGATGAACTTTTCAAGGGAAAACTTGAAATGCTAATCAAAATTAAGGAAAATAAAATTTTAAATTGAAAAGGCAAATTTACACAGAGTATTAACAATAAGGGTATATATCCAAGAGCATTAGATATGCCAATTTGAGTTGCAACTGGCGGAAACATTGAATCTACAATTGAAATCGCAAAAAAAGGATTGCCAATAACCTATGCAATTATTGGCGGCAATCCGCTTGCTTTCAAAAGAATAATTGAATTTTACAGAGCCGTTGGTCAACAATTTGGGCATAAAATTGATGATTTAAAAGTTGGCGCTCATTTTTGAGGATATGTAAATGAAAACAAACAAAAAGCACAAGATGATTACTTTTTTCCAACAAAACAATTAGTTGACAATGTTGCTAAAACCAGAAAATCTTGAAAAGAACTAGATAGAGACGCTTACAATAACATGATTTCAGACCAAGGAGCAATGATTGTTGGGGATGTTGAACTAGTGGCGGAAAAAATTATTAAAATAATTGAAGAATTACAATTAAATCGTTTTTTGCTTCACTTGCCAACTGGTTCAATGCCTCACGATGATATAATGAACGCTATTAAAATATATGGTGAGCAAGTTGCACCAATAGTTAGAAATTACTTTTTGAATAAGAAATAA
- a CDS encoding MAG4530 family protein gives MILKEKLDALQSSKLIKKTLVYQYLFLIISLLFSIFILMLVVLFCISPSKYVSFWFSNVENSKNKISVYEFVIVSTILLFWAGVFGIVKSISIIMINTYYKFNIFRALKWFNVYLIIRMKYNMFKKINLINRNATQDIELINYMNSKNLILHGSASINFAYNDYWRLSNDYDFASKSLAPQFAKPKEVENLKLLFNDFVASKYEYKNINVEILYGKYIPARFLRKKHNIDIPNIHLMIGMKIHQLLHLYLASQNKIDSIELFNQKAKNTFIDLCFLLNKSKYWNFNKLKNTFNFLYLSNYLVQFFLNRQVFEFTDNDEINKFILFVREISLMNEYYAEGYQFIKLFIESVEKDIFIKHIGKEINSNIKNRSQFYNRLIENSKSSNRNVQSFQWTFITQSEKEIFLHKFYEKLNNENKHLLNEMISDFQEGEQEKSIDIRLLLLYELSKNMEKYCAKAKQDECN, from the coding sequence ATGATATTAAAAGAAAAATTAGATGCTCTGCAAAGTTCCAAACTAATTAAAAAAACATTAGTGTATCAATATTTGTTCTTAATAATTTCGCTTTTATTCTCTATTTTTATTTTAATGCTAGTTGTTTTATTTTGTATTAGCCCTTCTAAATATGTAAGTTTTTGGTTTAGTAATGTTGAAAACAGTAAAAATAAAATTTCTGTATATGAATTCGTAATTGTTTCCACTATATTACTTTTTTGAGCCGGAGTTTTTGGAATTGTTAAGTCAATTTCTATAATTATGATAAATACTTATTATAAATTTAATATTTTCCGAGCTTTGAAATGATTTAATGTTTATCTCATTATTAGGATGAAATATAACATGTTCAAAAAAATCAATTTAATAAACCGTAATGCTACGCAAGATATTGAACTAATTAATTATATGAATAGCAAAAATCTTATATTGCATGGTAGCGCTTCTATTAATTTTGCTTACAACGATTATTGAAGATTGTCCAATGATTATGATTTTGCTTCAAAATCATTAGCACCACAGTTTGCTAAACCCAAAGAAGTGGAAAATTTAAAATTATTATTTAATGATTTTGTTGCCAGCAAATATGAATATAAAAACATTAATGTTGAAATATTATATGGAAAATATATACCAGCTAGATTTCTTAGAAAAAAACATAATATTGATATACCTAATATTCATTTAATGATTGGCATGAAAATACACCAACTTTTGCATTTATATCTAGCTTCGCAAAATAAAATTGATTCTATTGAGTTATTTAACCAAAAGGCAAAAAATACGTTTATTGATTTATGTTTTTTATTAAATAAAAGTAAATATTGGAATTTTAATAAATTAAAAAATACATTTAATTTCTTATATTTATCTAATTATTTAGTTCAGTTTTTCCTAAATAGACAAGTTTTTGAATTTACTGATAATGACGAAATAAACAAGTTCATTTTGTTTGTAAGAGAAATCAGTTTAATGAATGAATACTATGCTGAAGGCTATCAATTTATAAAATTATTTATTGAATCAGTTGAAAAAGATATTTTCATTAAGCATATTGGCAAAGAAATAAATAGTAATATAAAGAATAGAAGTCAATTTTACAATAGACTTATTGAAAATTCAAAATCAAGTAATAGAAACGTTCAATCATTTCAATGAACATTTATAACACAAAGCGAAAAAGAGATTTTTTTACATAAGTTTTATGAAAAATTAAATAATGAAAACAAGCACCTTCTTAATGAAATGATTAGTGATTTTCAAGAAGGCGAACAAGAAAAATCAATTGATATAAGACTGTTGCTTTTATATGAATTAAGTAAAAATATGGAGAAGTATTGTGCAAAAGCAAAACAAGATGAATGTAATTAA
- a CDS encoding MAG4530 family protein, protein MILEDKIDLIHRFKLIKEKLYFQYILLFISFIFLPIIAFFALVAIIDPSFYGRSFPQNSNKSSGYLVISIIFILLFWACFYGFSKNMSIIMINKYFQFNIFRALKWFKIYLIINFHYDIFKMINAKNSISDKLNTNLISFFDSKGLVLHGSGSINFAYNDFWRKNNDLDFASASNETKCIDAKSLENLEEKFKDFAASKYQYNNIKIEVLYSKYIPKRFITTKNNIKIPNINFMIAMKIHQILQLYLVNNDDKISKLEYEVKIKNSYIDLAFLLSKNNYWNYKKITEAFSHLYLSNYFLQFYLNKNIFDFSKPQNTEKFLEFVKLNNSKNINFSEVYLFIRNFVKLIDKNIFVKSIGNGINKILENKYSLYNKFINEPKLNKNNFSSLKWTFANEYEKNVFLNKYYKNIDVQNPIVNCFLNELNSTDNNMLDVRKILLYELTQKMELVYESKK, encoded by the coding sequence ATGATACTAGAAGACAAAATTGATTTAATTCATCGCTTTAAATTAATTAAGGAAAAACTTTATTTTCAATATATTCTCTTGTTTATATCTTTTATCTTTTTACCAATAATAGCTTTTTTTGCACTAGTGGCTATTATTGATCCCTCTTTTTATGGTCGCTCTTTTCCGCAAAATTCCAATAAAAGTAGCGGTTATCTTGTGATATCTATAATATTTATTCTTTTGTTTTGAGCATGCTTTTATGGTTTTAGCAAAAACATGTCTATTATCATGATTAACAAATATTTTCAATTCAATATTTTTAGAGCACTAAAATGATTTAAGATTTATCTTATCATCAATTTTCACTATGATATTTTCAAAATGATCAATGCAAAAAATAGCATAAGTGATAAGTTAAATACAAATTTAATTTCGTTTTTTGATTCTAAAGGTTTAGTTCTCCATGGTAGTGGTTCAATAAATTTTGCTTATAATGACTTTTGAAGAAAAAATAATGATTTAGACTTCGCTTCTGCTTCAAATGAGACAAAATGCATTGATGCTAAGTCGCTTGAAAATCTTGAAGAAAAATTCAAAGATTTTGCTGCTAGCAAATATCAGTACAACAATATAAAAATTGAAGTTTTATACTCAAAATACATTCCTAAAAGGTTTATTACTACAAAAAATAATATTAAGATTCCAAATATAAATTTCATGATTGCTATGAAAATACACCAAATACTTCAATTATATTTAGTAAATAATGACGATAAAATATCCAAATTAGAATACGAAGTCAAAATTAAGAATTCTTATATTGATTTAGCATTTTTGTTAAGCAAAAACAATTATTGAAACTATAAAAAAATTACAGAAGCGTTTTCGCATTTGTATTTGTCTAATTATTTCTTACAATTTTATTTGAATAAAAATATTTTTGATTTTTCAAAACCACAAAACACTGAAAAATTTTTGGAATTTGTCAAGTTAAACAATTCAAAAAACATTAATTTTTCAGAAGTGTATTTATTCATTAGAAATTTTGTTAAGTTAATAGATAAAAATATTTTTGTAAAAAGTATTGGCAATGGAATTAATAAGATCCTTGAAAATAAATATTCTTTATATAATAAATTTATTAATGAACCTAAATTAAACAAAAACAATTTTTCATCTCTAAAATGAACTTTTGCTAATGAGTATGAAAAGAATGTTTTTTTAAATAAGTACTACAAAAATATAGATGTACAAAATCCAATAGTTAATTGCTTTTTGAATGAATTGAATAGCACAGACAACAATATGCTCGATGTTAGAAAAATTTTATTATATGAACTGACTCAAAAAATGGAGCTAGTTTATGAATCGAAAAAATAA
- a CDS encoding trigger factor-related chaperone has product MIKFTREILTLDISKEQFKKEKNDALMFAIKSGQVIKPEELNQMATSKLINEKVSEFANHLRENQINILPIGRPYVSILENNENLKANIHLIRYDLEEILKFDLKSVKINFKENFPSDQLLNDVWEDFRKKRPVYKDVLDRDIIEQDIVLVDLLATKDGQTIHKQDHIKLQAKKNENFSINNELIGQKIGHEFSFNDPENVFWTVKIISAQIVEVEELTEANFEPMIEENINTIQELRNEFESNIKKEFAGRELLRFFDEYVYKLIEENQIDVAQEVIDETINNLAQREMNPNGLLANIDSLKNIDMQNPMHVEFIQSATFYAKRSVITEFVFKAIKEAVEIMPTQEILENELKFINKTINNRSENEIKFTPDKVMDILTKHMYVIELVRMFNPNLAQQFETLLKFK; this is encoded by the coding sequence ATGATTAAATTCACAAGAGAAATATTAACACTAGATATTAGCAAAGAACAATTCAAAAAAGAAAAAAATGATGCTTTAATGTTTGCAATTAAATCAGGACAAGTTATAAAACCTGAAGAATTGAACCAGATGGCAACATCAAAATTAATTAATGAAAAAGTTAGTGAATTTGCTAACCATTTAAGAGAAAATCAAATAAATATCTTGCCAATCGGAAGACCATATGTAAGTATTTTAGAAAACAATGAAAATTTAAAGGCAAATATTCATTTGATTCGCTACGATCTAGAAGAAATTCTAAAATTTGATCTTAAAAGTGTGAAGATTAATTTCAAAGAGAATTTTCCATCAGATCAATTACTGAATGATGTTTGAGAAGATTTCAGAAAAAAACGCCCTGTTTATAAAGATGTTTTAGACAGAGATATTATTGAGCAAGATATTGTTTTAGTCGATTTACTTGCAACTAAGGATGGACAAACCATCCATAAGCAAGACCACATTAAATTGCAAGCTAAAAAAAACGAAAATTTTTCAATAAATAATGAGTTGATAGGCCAAAAAATAGGTCATGAATTTAGTTTTAATGATCCTGAAAATGTGTTTTGAACTGTTAAAATAATTTCAGCACAAATAGTCGAAGTTGAAGAATTAACTGAAGCAAATTTTGAACCAATGATTGAAGAAAATATAAATACAATACAAGAGTTAAGAAATGAATTTGAGTCTAATATTAAAAAAGAATTTGCCGGCAGAGAACTACTGAGATTTTTTGACGAATATGTATATAAATTAATTGAAGAAAATCAAATTGATGTTGCTCAAGAAGTAATTGATGAAACAATTAATAATTTAGCTCAAAGAGAAATGAATCCTAATGGATTACTAGCAAACATTGATTCACTAAAAAATATAGATATGCAAAACCCTATGCATGTTGAATTTATCCAAAGTGCTACATTTTATGCTAAAAGATCGGTAATAACTGAATTTGTTTTTAAAGCAATTAAAGAAGCTGTTGAAATAATGCCAACCCAAGAGATATTGGAAAATGAATTGAAATTTATAAACAAAACAATCAATAATCGTTCTGAAAATGAGATTAAATTTACGCCTGATAAAGTCATGGATATTCTAACTAAACATATGTATGTTATTGAATTAGTAAGAATGTTTAATCCTAATTTAGCGCAACAGTTCGAAACTTTATTAAAATTTAAATAG
- a CDS encoding DNA cytosine methyltransferase has translation MSKGFKFIDLFSGIGGFHLAMSQLGGECVFSAEIDKNCVEVYEKNFKINSANDVTKINASDIPAHDVLCAGFPCQAFSKAGKQGGINDTRGTLFYDIARILKHHKTKYIILENVRNLVSHDKGNTWKTIKNTLISLGYRLPQQPIVLSPHHFGVPQFRERVYILGIYDPENINLPLNIDLPNLLNKEDNTIDSILSLSDKIDNKYNITDTENKILNIWNEFYKNVIKKTIGFPVWVDFFKLNSIDPSLPKWKQNIIEKNIDLYKKNQYFIDEWLKKYNNLSEFSSTQRKFEWQAGDTINDIWQGVIQFRPSGIRVKKPDVFSTLVALVQTQIIGKFKRRLTPREAARLQSFPENYIFSSKDSVTYKQLGNSVNVRILFELGIRLFENVFVNDIYISSKEQLVNFALSLLEKVKIKNNYSDATIADLLGMSRQAFKTIKDRGTFGLDLIFKILTLVDGTIKLQLSSNL, from the coding sequence ATGTCAAAAGGTTTTAAATTCATTGATTTATTTTCAGGTATCGGTGGTTTTCACCTTGCTATGTCTCAATTAGGTGGTGAATGTGTATTTTCGGCCGAAATTGACAAAAACTGCGTCGAGGTATATGAAAAAAATTTTAAAATTAACTCTGCAAATGATGTGACCAAAATAAACGCATCAGATATCCCAGCACATGATGTTTTGTGCGCCGGTTTTCCTTGCCAAGCTTTTTCAAAAGCTGGCAAACAAGGGGGAATAAACGATACAAGAGGAACTTTGTTTTATGATATTGCAAGAATTTTGAAACATCATAAAACTAAATACATAATTCTCGAAAATGTTCGAAACTTAGTATCACATGATAAAGGTAATACTTGAAAAACTATCAAAAACACGTTAATATCTCTTGGATATAGATTACCACAACAACCAATTGTCCTTTCTCCGCATCATTTTGGTGTCCCCCAGTTTAGAGAAAGGGTTTATATTTTAGGAATTTACGACCCCGAAAATATAAATTTACCATTAAATATCGATTTACCAAATCTATTAAATAAGGAAGATAATACAATCGATTCTATATTATCATTGTCAGATAAAATAGACAATAAGTACAATATCACCGATACAGAAAATAAAATACTTAATATATGAAATGAATTTTATAAAAATGTAATAAAAAAAACAATTGGTTTTCCCGTGTGAGTTGACTTTTTTAAATTAAATAGTATTGATCCTTCTCTTCCAAAATGAAAACAAAATATTATTGAAAAAAATATTGATTTGTATAAAAAAAATCAGTATTTCATTGATGAATGATTAAAAAAGTACAATAACCTATCAGAATTTTCGAGTACTCAAAGAAAATTTGAATGACAAGCAGGTGATACAATAAATGATATATGGCAGGGAGTTATTCAATTTAGACCATCAGGGATCAGAGTAAAAAAACCAGATGTATTTTCAACATTAGTAGCATTGGTCCAAACTCAAATCATAGGAAAATTTAAAAGAAGGCTTACCCCAAGAGAAGCGGCTAGACTTCAATCATTTCCCGAGAATTATATTTTTAGTTCTAAAGATTCTGTTACCTATAAACAACTCGGAAACAGCGTCAATGTTCGCATACTTTTTGAGTTAGGAATTAGATTATTTGAGAATGTATTTGTAAATGATATTTATATATCAAGTAAAGAACAATTAGTTAATTTTGCATTATCTCTGTTAGAAAAAGTAAAGATTAAGAATAACTATTCAGACGCAACAATAGCTGACCTCTTAGGTATGTCAAGGCAAGCGTTTAAAACAATTAAAGATAGAGGTACTTTTGGGTTAGACTTAATTTTTAAAATATTAACACTTGTGGATGGCACTATAAAATTACAATTATCTTCAAATTTATAA
- the rpsL gene encoding 30S ribosomal protein S12, with protein MPTTNQLVSSGRVQKVRKQNAPALNLSYNTLTKASRKESAPFKRGVCTRVATMTPKKPNSAMRKYARVKLSNGMEVTAYIGGEGHNLQEHSVVLIRGGRVKDLPGVRYHIVRGTQDLAGVNNRKQGRSLYGTKKEKSSN; from the coding sequence ATGCCAACAACAAACCAATTAGTTAGCAGTGGTAGAGTGCAAAAAGTTCGTAAACAAAACGCTCCTGCGTTGAACTTAAGCTACAACACACTTACAAAGGCAAGCCGTAAAGAATCAGCTCCTTTTAAACGTGGTGTTTGTACACGTGTTGCAACTATGACTCCTAAAAAACCTAACTCAGCTATGCGTAAATATGCTCGTGTTAAATTATCAAATGGTATGGAAGTTACTGCCTACATCGGCGGTGAAGGCCACAACCTACAAGAACACTCAGTTGTTCTAATCAGAGGAGGTAGAGTTAAAGACCTACCTGGTGTTAGATACCATATCGTTAGAGGTACACAAGACTTGGCCGGTGTAAACAACCGTAAACAAGGAAGAAGTCTATACGGAACCAAAAAAGAGAAATCAAGTAACTAA
- the rpsG gene encoding 30S ribosomal protein S7, translating to MSRKHKAPVREVLADPIFNSVLVTKLINSIMLDGKKSVAQDILYSAFNIVKEKTNKDPMEVFQAAIENITPQLEIRTRRIGGTNYQVPTEVSARRKQTLSLRWLVQYSRLRNEKTMDVRLANEIIDASNKTGGAIKKREDTHKMAEANRAFAHFRW from the coding sequence ATGTCAAGAAAACACAAAGCTCCTGTTAGAGAAGTTCTAGCTGACCCAATTTTTAACTCTGTTCTAGTTACTAAATTGATTAACTCAATTATGCTAGATGGTAAAAAATCTGTAGCACAAGACATTCTTTATTCAGCCTTTAACATTGTAAAAGAAAAAACAAACAAAGACCCAATGGAAGTTTTCCAAGCTGCCATTGAAAACATTACTCCTCAACTAGAAATTAGAACAAGAAGAATTGGTGGTACAAACTACCAAGTCCCAACAGAAGTTTCTGCGCGTAGAAAACAAACACTATCACTAAGATGATTAGTACAATATTCACGCCTAAGAAACGAAAAAACAATGGACGTTCGTTTAGCAAACGAAATTATTGATGCATCAAACAAAACAGGTGGAGCAATCAAAAAACGTGAGGATACTCACAAAATGGCTGAAGCCAACCGTGCTTTTGCTCACTTTAGATGATAA
- the fusA gene encoding elongation factor G produces MAREYDLKNYRNIGIMAHIDAGKTTTTERILLHTGKIHKLGETHDGASQMDWMAQEQERGITITSAATTAFWKGTRINIIDTPGHVDFTVEVERSLRVLDGAVTVLDAQSGVEPQTETVWRQATNYKVPRIVYVNKMDKMGADFFMSVDSVKSRLNGNAVAIQVPIGAESNFTGIIDLVEMKAYIYDGKPEENPEITDIPAEYLEVAKERRAMLIDAVSTYDDEFMMKLLEGIEPTEEELKSMIRKATLTSTFFPCVCGTSFKNKGVKKMIQAAVDYLPSPLDIPAIKGYLGEQEVSVPATDDHDFVALAFKVMTDPFVGSLTFFRTYAGVLKKGTYVYNTTKDVKERIGRIIKMHANSREEIDECYAGDIGALVGLKGTTTGDTLVAEKAPKIILERMVFPEPVISQALEPESKDAMEKLALGLQKLAAEDPTFRTYTDEETGQTIIAGMGELHLDIIVDRLKREHGVKAKVGAPQVSYRETITKEAEVEGKHIKQSGGKGQYGHVWIKFEPNKDKGFEFVDKIVGGKIPKEYIKSIQKGLEDKMASGILAGYPMIDIKATLFDGSYHDVDSSEMAYKIAASKALTKAKDQLGTVLLEPIMDVACVIPEDYFGDVMGDLTRRRGQIVNNETRNDGAHIIRAHVPLKEMFGYATDLRSMTAGRGNYQMQFDHYEKTPKNIADQVIKTRNIQNNDED; encoded by the coding sequence ATGGCAAGAGAATATGATTTAAAAAATTACCGTAACATCGGTATTATGGCTCACATTGATGCAGGTAAAACTACCACAACTGAAAGAATCCTTCTTCACACAGGTAAAATTCACAAATTAGGTGAAACACACGATGGTGCTTCACAAATGGACTGAATGGCTCAAGAACAAGAACGTGGAATTACCATTACTTCAGCTGCTACAACAGCATTTTGAAAAGGTACTCGAATTAATATTATTGACACCCCTGGTCACGTTGACTTTACTGTTGAGGTTGAACGTTCACTTCGTGTTTTAGATGGTGCTGTTACAGTGCTTGACGCACAAAGTGGTGTTGAACCTCAAACTGAAACAGTTTGAAGACAAGCTACAAACTACAAAGTTCCAAGAATTGTTTATGTAAATAAAATGGATAAAATGGGCGCAGACTTCTTTATGTCTGTTGACTCTGTTAAATCAAGATTAAATGGTAACGCAGTTGCTATTCAAGTTCCAATTGGAGCTGAATCAAACTTTACTGGTATTATTGACCTAGTAGAAATGAAAGCATACATTTACGATGGTAAACCAGAAGAAAACCCAGAAATTACTGATATTCCAGCAGAATACTTAGAAGTTGCTAAAGAAAGAAGAGCAATGCTAATTGATGCTGTTTCAACTTACGATGATGAATTTATGATGAAACTTCTTGAAGGTATTGAACCAACAGAAGAAGAACTAAAATCAATGATTCGTAAAGCTACTCTAACTTCAACATTTTTCCCTTGTGTTTGTGGAACTAGTTTCAAAAACAAAGGTGTTAAAAAAATGATTCAAGCTGCAGTTGATTATCTACCTTCACCACTTGATATCCCTGCAATTAAAGGGTATTTAGGTGAACAAGAAGTTTCTGTTCCAGCAACTGACGATCATGACTTTGTTGCGTTAGCTTTCAAAGTTATGACCGACCCATTTGTTGGTTCATTAACATTCTTCCGTACTTATGCAGGTGTGCTTAAAAAAGGTACATACGTTTACAACACAACAAAAGATGTAAAAGAACGTATTGGTCGTATTATTAAAATGCATGCTAACTCACGTGAAGAAATCGATGAATGTTACGCAGGTGATATCGGTGCATTAGTTGGTCTTAAAGGAACAACAACTGGTGATACACTTGTTGCTGAAAAGGCACCAAAAATTATTCTAGAAAGAATGGTTTTCCCAGAACCAGTTATTTCACAAGCACTTGAACCAGAATCAAAAGATGCAATGGAAAAATTGGCGTTAGGTTTACAAAAACTAGCTGCTGAAGACCCTACATTTAGAACCTACACAGATGAAGAAACAGGACAAACAATTATTGCGGGTATGGGTGAGCTACACCTAGACATTATTGTTGACCGTTTAAAACGTGAACATGGTGTTAAAGCAAAAGTTGGTGCTCCTCAAGTTTCATACCGTGAAACTATTACAAAAGAAGCTGAGGTTGAAGGTAAACACATTAAACAATCTGGTGGTAAAGGTCAATATGGTCACGTATGAATCAAATTCGAACCAAACAAAGACAAAGGTTTTGAATTTGTTGACAAAATTGTTGGTGGTAAAATTCCAAAAGAATACATTAAATCTATTCAAAAAGGTCTTGAAGACAAAATGGCAAGTGGTATTTTAGCTGGATATCCAATGATTGATATTAAAGCTACCTTATTTGATGGTTCATACCACGATGTCGACTCTTCAGAAATGGCTTACAAAATTGCTGCGTCTAAAGCATTAACAAAAGCTAAAGACCAACTTGGAACAGTTTTACTTGAACCAATCATGGATGTAGCTTGTGTTATTCCTGAAGATTACTTTGGTGATGTTATGGGTGATTTAACTCGTAGAAGAGGGCAAATCGTTAATAACGAAACAAGAAACGATGGCGCACACATTATTAGAGCACACGTACCATTAAAAGAAATGTTTGGTTATGCAACTGATTTACGTAGTATGACTGCTGGTCGTGGTAACTACCAAATGCAGTTTGATCACTATGAAAAAACTCCAAAAAATATTGCTGATCAAGTTATTAAAACACGTAATATCCAAAATAATGATGAAGACTAA